The nucleotide sequence ATTGGATTACAGCCGTAAGTAATTCGGGCACGGAAAGTTATCCCTCCAATTTGATAACCGTCACAATACCTTCGCAGTCAGCAGAGCAAATATTGTTTCAGGGCTTTGAAAATGTCCCTGCTTTTACGGAGGATATTTTTTCTTGGCAGAATCTGGATTTGGATGATAGCGCCACTTCCGAATGGGAAGGCATTTCTTTTCCCGCTGAAACCGAACCTTTTGGCTGGCTTTGTTTTGAACCACTTGCCACCATTCCACCCTTAATGGAGCAGCCAACTTTTGCCGGAACTAAAATGCTTGCTTCACTTTGTGCCATTCCTCCGCCCAATAATGATTGGTTCATTTCACCGCCAATTCATCTGGGAGCCAATTCCCGCCTAAATTTTGCGGCAAAATCCGCTTTTGCCAATTTTGGTTTGGAACGGATGTGTGTGTTAATTTCCAATACCACCAGCGAGATTGCCTCTTTTACACCTTTAAATTCCGGACCCTATATCGCCGTTCCTGTGCAGTGGACAAATTATGCTTACGATTTATCCGCCTGGGATGGACAACGCATTTTTCTTGCCTGGCGATGTGTTTCCGTGGATGCAATGGCTCTTTTTTTGGATAATATAGAGGTCTATAGTCATTCTGGCTGGGTTAGAGCTGAGGATTTAATTTCTCCTGTTTCCGAATTTAGCTTATTTCCCAATCCGTGCAAGGGCTCTTTTACCCTGCAAAATAAAAGAGGGGAAAACTTCCATCTGGAAATTTATAACCTTAAAGGACAATGCCTGTTCCAGCAGAATGCCAGCAAAAATTTTGACAGCCAAACGGAATTAGCCCCTTTGGCTTGCGGAATTTATTTTTTGCGACTTGACCAAAACGGTAAAAAAGAAACCCTAAAACTGGCCGTAATCAAATAAATCTTTTCCCCCAGCCCTCTCGACTCCAGACCCCTCGACCCCAAAACCTCTCGACCCCCAGACCCCTCGACTCCAGACCCCTCGACTCCAGACCCCTCGACCCCTCGACCCCTCGACTCCAGACCTCTCGACCCCCAGACCCCTCGACCCCAGACCTCTCGACTCCAGCCCTCTCGTCATCCTCTCCTCATCCTCTCCTCCTTTGCTCCTCGTTTAGGAGGAGAGGATGACAGGTGGAAGTCGGGTGGCTGTAAAGAGACAAAGAAGGAAACGGTATGCTTAGCGGAAATGAGGTCAATGAACATTATCAGCTGGGTTCATTATTTTTCAGAAAAAGTAAAAAAATACTTGACTAAACTTCAGGTGCATAATCTCGTGTAATTATTAAAACTATGATACCTTAAAGAGGAGGTTTGGATGATCCAAAACCTACAATTGATCAAAGATCACGCTCAACTGAAAGAGATGGGAAGTCCGCTGAAATACAATATGCTGAAGGAATTAATCAAGGCGCCGGCAACTTGTCAACAACTTGCCACTCTGTTTGGATGCAGTAAACAAAAGATGCACTATAATTTAACTCAAATGCTCTCGGAAGGTCTGTTGAAAATTGAAGACGAGGTAAACGGTAACAATAAAGAGGTCTATTACAGAGCCACGGCGCGTAGTTACATTCTTGATTTTGCCATCGGACTGGAGTCACATAACCAAATTTTGGATAATCGCAATATCATCAACAGCATTTTGGAGCAGGAATATCACATAAATTTGAACAACATAGCCGCCAAGCTGATTGAACAATCGCTAAAATTGACCAAAGGAATGCACTTACTTATTTCTACGGGTAAATTCAATCTGCCTTTGGTGGAAAAATTATTGCTGGAAGCGGGACGCCGGGGAATTCATACTTCCTTGTTATATCAGGATTTGGATCAGCTGAAAGAGCGTGCTGAGCAATATTCACTGACGGCGTTTCAAGCCGATTATGAAAATTTTAACCAAAAACTGAAATGGGCGGATGTTTATTTGAACTTGAACGGAGAATCCCGCACCGTGGAAGTTACGGATCCCGATAAAATAAAAATCCGCAACCGAATGCTGGAAAAAGGGCGGAAAATTATTCAGGAAAAGCAAATTCGCTTGGCAATGATGCCCGCTCTTTTACAGGGAACACTTTCCGATCAGGCAATTGAAAGTGAAGTTCAGTTTTGGCGTGCTTTGGATATAGATTATCCGACGCTTAGCGAAAAAACGATAACGATGTGTAACCGCTTTTTCCATAAAGATGTTATGAATATAGAGGCAAATTCCGCCGCTTTGCTTTTTGGCATAGAAAATATCTGGGCGGAATGCGGTTCTTTTGGAGATAGTCAATTCCAGGCACCGATCATAAACCTTCCCGGAGGTGAAATTTTGATCATTCCCAAGCCGGGAACGATGCAGGGGAAAATAAACGGCGATCGGGCTTTTGCCTTGGGAGAAGAAATTCTTTCTCCTACGGTGGAAATAGTCAATAACGAAATAACCGGTTTTTCAGCCGCCACGAATCAGCGTCAATTAGCCAAAGCCATTGATTTGGGTGGAAAAGACGGTAGGAAAGTGGCGCTTATTTGTCTGGGAACAAATGACAATATCCGCGCCGGCAATATTGATAATGCTTTGAAGCATAAAAGTAACGGATTTATGAGTGTTTACTGGGGTAGCAACAGAGATGTGGGTGGTTCTATCGCAGGCGACATTGAATGGTTTATCCAGATTGAAAACCCGCATCTTAATTTTATTTAACCAAAGAGGTCTATTATGAAAAAATTATTTTTACTATTCTCCCTCATTCTGTGTTCAACTGTTGCCTTTGCCCAGTGGCATATAGATGAGGATTTTGAAGGTATCACTACTCTTCCAACGGGCTGGATAACTTATGATGATGGGGATGGAATGACCTGGCGGAATTTGGAAAATGCCAGTCACGCTCATTCGGGAACCCGTTTTGCTTTTGCCGATAACTATTTTCCCAATCAGAATTGTGATTGGCTGATCACTCCTCAAATTAACATAGTCAGTGGTGATTCGCTGAAATTCTACACGCGCGCTTGGATTGATACGGAAAATTTGCAGGTATATGTTTCCACAACTGGCAATGCCATCAGCAATTTCAGCACGCAGATATTGAATTTGCAGAATATAGGAACTACTTTTCAATATGCAAGTTATAACCTTTCTGCTTATGCGGGACAAAATATTTACATCGGGTTTAAATGGCAATGCGTAAACTATGGCATTATTGTAGATGATGTAAAAATAGGGCAGCCCGTAATCGTTACGCCGGAATTAAACCTGCCCGATAGTTATACTTTCTGGCAAGGTGAATCGCAAACGGTTGATTTTACCCCCTATATTACGGCTACGGACATTAACAATGTTCAGCTCAGTTGGCAAACTCCAGAACATATAACTATTTCTGCCACGGGGTTAGCGGTAACTTTTAGCAGCGATGATTGGAATGGAACGGAAAATATCACTTTTACTCTTACGGATAATATCACTGGTTTAACGGCGACGGATACCGTGCAAATAATCGTGCATCCAATTCCAACAGTGGATATGGCTTTGCAAACAATTAATTCTCCTGGCAGTGTAGAATATGTGAATTCTTGGTTTACGCCTGCCGTGCTGGTAAAAAATAATGGGCAGGTCTTATGGGAAGATCAGCTGGAACTATGCTTCAAGGTCTATAACAGCCAGAATGTTCTTGTAGATAGCATTTGTGCTTATTTTAATCCTGTTTTGGAGCCAGAAGCAACTTTTGAAGCAATTTTTCCTGCTCTGACCATTAATGCGGAAGGTGACTATACGGGCACTTTTCAGCTAAACCTAAGTGATAATAATCCTACTAATGATACTCTCAGCCGTGCATTCAATGTTATCTTAAGAATAAATGTGGGCGGACCGGATGCTTTTGGTTTTCGCTACATTGATAACACCGCGGAAAACGGACCAACATATAATTGGCTGGACATCAGCTCTACTGGCACTTCCACTATTATGTATGGAGTGAATCAATTTAATGGAGACGACAATTTTTCCGAACCCATTCCTTTGAGCTTTAGTTTTCCCTTCTATGGAGTAAATTATTCTACCGCTTATGTGGATATCAATGGAGAAATTCTGTTGGCGGAAAATAATTGGTACACAGAATATCCCGACAGCGGATGGGGAGAGGATGGAAATATGTTTAATTATATGTATCCTATCCCCGGCTATACACAAATGCCAGGTTTGATAGCGGTTTATTGGGATGACCTTCATTGTGACCAAGGAACGGGAGATATATATTTTCAAAGCTTTGGAGAAGAGCCCAATCGTTATTGTGTAATTCAATGGCATAATGTCCGATTTCATGCGGGAACCGGAATTTCCTCTTATTTGGATTTTGAAGTTATCCTGCACGAAAACGGGGAAATCGTTATGCAATATAATTCTACAGCCACAGGACAAACCGGAGCCAATGTTCCTCATGATAATGGAAAAAGCGCTACCGTCGCTCTACAAAGTGCAGATGCCACAATGGGAATTTGCTATTTAAGAGAAATTGTGCAAAATAATGCCTATCAGGGAGTGGAGCCAGCGGGAAATTTACTGTTTGATGGTTTGGCGATTCGTTTTTACAGTGGTGAGGATACTCAAGCGCCTTTCATTACACATACGGCTCCCGGTAACACTTTTAATCAATCACCTGTCTTGGAGGCAAGGGTTTTAGACCTTTCCGAATTGGCTAATGTAACTCTGCATTATAACACTGGAGAGGGTTGGAATACTCTGGAAGGTATTCCTGCGGGAGATGGCAATTATGAATTTATCCTGCCCCAAATCCCCACAGGCCATAATTTTAGCTATTACTTCGCTGCCGCTGACATTATTGGTAACGCTTCAACCCTGCCGGCAAATGCTCCCAACGATGTCTATATGTTCAAAATCCTGCCTTCGGAAAATACTTCTGTTTTGCTTGCCTATAGTGGAAAACAGGATTATCAACACACCGAACTGCCGGTTTATGTTGAGCGTCTTGAGAATTTAAATATTTCCTACGACCTCTATAATTGGGAAGAATATGATACTTACTCCATTCCTACTTCCTATTCTACTATCATAGCTTATGCTTCCACTGGCACCGGTGGTCCCGCTACGCTATATTTATCCCAAAAATTGATTGAGTTCTTGAATTCAGGAACCATAGACAATGCCAAAAACCTGTTTTTTGCCTCAGATGGATATGCTTTCAGTCAAGCTGGAACCCCTAATTTCCATCCTATGAATTTGTTTTTGAATGGCTATTTAAGAACATTTTCCGTTGCCACAGGTTCCGGAGGCGGAACTAACGGTTTGGCAGGACCCGATGTTTTCAGCTATCAAACCGGCACAATCATTAGTACAAATTCTTCTCCGATTGGTAATGTAGGAACCGAATACAGTGTTTATGCCAATAGTCCCGATTGCATTTTTGCTTATGACAGTGTTCCCGATTGGTATGCAGACGCAGTTCCCTATCCGGAAATTGGAGCGGTGAATGCTTTTGCCTTTGAAGACGGTCCTGTAGATGGACACGCTTATTTATATCATGGTGTTTGTGCCACTGCCGTGGATACACCGGTTTTTAAGACATTCTACTTTTCTTTTGACTATTCTCAACTGAATAACCCTGCTCAAAGTGAAGAACTATTCAGTGATTTAATGGAATGGTTCGGAATTGGACCTGATGCTGTAGAAGAAGAGGAAACTCCTGTGGTTCAAAGTGAATTGAAAGGGAATTATCCTAATCCGTTTAATCCTACTACTACCATTGTTTTTACCCTGGCAAAAGCAGATAAAGTGGATATTAACATCTACAATCTAAAAGGACAAAAGGTGAAAAATCTCGTTTCTGATAATATGACTTCCGGAAAACACAGTATTGTCTGGGACGGCAAAGATGAAAAAGGTAATTCTTTAGGCAGCGGCATTTATCTGTTAAAAATGCAAACAGGGAAAACTACCGCTACACGGAAATTAACTCTGCTAAAATAAGGAGTAATTTATGCGTAAGTATTTGCTTATCATAATAATGCTATTTTCGCTGGCAGCTCTGGCAGCGGAAGATTATATTATTGGAACGGGAACAAATAATCAAAATTATGTTCCTCTTAATGGTGGTTATAACTACAGTTGGAGCAGGTTCTTTTTTACTGCCGACGAATTACTGGCGGCA is from Candidatus Cloacimonas sp. and encodes:
- a CDS encoding choice-of-anchor J domain-containing protein, giving the protein WITAVSNSGTESYPSNLITVTIPSQSAEQILFQGFENVPAFTEDIFSWQNLDLDDSATSEWEGISFPAETEPFGWLCFEPLATIPPLMEQPTFAGTKMLASLCAIPPPNNDWFISPPIHLGANSRLNFAAKSAFANFGLERMCVLISNTTSEIASFTPLNSGPYIAVPVQWTNYAYDLSAWDGQRIFLAWRCVSVDAMALFLDNIEVYSHSGWVRAEDLISPVSEFSLFPNPCKGSFTLQNKRGENFHLEIYNLKGQCLFQQNASKNFDSQTELAPLACGIYFLRLDQNGKKETLKLAVIK
- a CDS encoding helix-turn-helix domain-containing protein, with product MIQNLQLIKDHAQLKEMGSPLKYNMLKELIKAPATCQQLATLFGCSKQKMHYNLTQMLSEGLLKIEDEVNGNNKEVYYRATARSYILDFAIGLESHNQILDNRNIINSILEQEYHINLNNIAAKLIEQSLKLTKGMHLLISTGKFNLPLVEKLLLEAGRRGIHTSLLYQDLDQLKERAEQYSLTAFQADYENFNQKLKWADVYLNLNGESRTVEVTDPDKIKIRNRMLEKGRKIIQEKQIRLAMMPALLQGTLSDQAIESEVQFWRALDIDYPTLSEKTITMCNRFFHKDVMNIEANSAALLFGIENIWAECGSFGDSQFQAPIINLPGGEILIIPKPGTMQGKINGDRAFALGEEILSPTVEIVNNEITGFSAATNQRQLAKAIDLGGKDGRKVALICLGTNDNIRAGNIDNALKHKSNGFMSVYWGSNRDVGGSIAGDIEWFIQIENPHLNFI
- a CDS encoding choice-of-anchor J domain-containing protein, producing MKKLFLLFSLILCSTVAFAQWHIDEDFEGITTLPTGWITYDDGDGMTWRNLENASHAHSGTRFAFADNYFPNQNCDWLITPQINIVSGDSLKFYTRAWIDTENLQVYVSTTGNAISNFSTQILNLQNIGTTFQYASYNLSAYAGQNIYIGFKWQCVNYGIIVDDVKIGQPVIVTPELNLPDSYTFWQGESQTVDFTPYITATDINNVQLSWQTPEHITISATGLAVTFSSDDWNGTENITFTLTDNITGLTATDTVQIIVHPIPTVDMALQTINSPGSVEYVNSWFTPAVLVKNNGQVLWEDQLELCFKVYNSQNVLVDSICAYFNPVLEPEATFEAIFPALTINAEGDYTGTFQLNLSDNNPTNDTLSRAFNVILRINVGGPDAFGFRYIDNTAENGPTYNWLDISSTGTSTIMYGVNQFNGDDNFSEPIPLSFSFPFYGVNYSTAYVDINGEILLAENNWYTEYPDSGWGEDGNMFNYMYPIPGYTQMPGLIAVYWDDLHCDQGTGDIYFQSFGEEPNRYCVIQWHNVRFHAGTGISSYLDFEVILHENGEIVMQYNSTATGQTGANVPHDNGKSATVALQSADATMGICYLREIVQNNAYQGVEPAGNLLFDGLAIRFYSGEDTQAPFITHTAPGNTFNQSPVLEARVLDLSELANVTLHYNTGEGWNTLEGIPAGDGNYEFILPQIPTGHNFSYYFAAADIIGNASTLPANAPNDVYMFKILPSENTSVLLAYSGKQDYQHTELPVYVERLENLNISYDLYNWEEYDTYSIPTSYSTIIAYASTGTGGPATLYLSQKLIEFLNSGTIDNAKNLFFASDGYAFSQAGTPNFHPMNLFLNGYLRTFSVATGSGGGTNGLAGPDVFSYQTGTIISTNSSPIGNVGTEYSVYANSPDCIFAYDSVPDWYADAVPYPEIGAVNAFAFEDGPVDGHAYLYHGVCATAVDTPVFKTFYFSFDYSQLNNPAQSEELFSDLMEWFGIGPDAVEEEETPVVQSELKGNYPNPFNPTTTIVFTLAKADKVDINIYNLKGQKVKNLVSDNMTSGKHSIVWDGKDEKGNSLGSGIYLLKMQTGKTTATRKLTLLK